In Helianthus annuus cultivar XRQ/B chromosome 9, HanXRQr2.0-SUNRISE, whole genome shotgun sequence, the following are encoded in one genomic region:
- the LOC110878874 gene encoding uncharacterized protein LOC110878874, producing MPTFTTVALDTLIEPKASKLAATVKTKPEPKLERRNSGGIPGAIERKHHWTQISPALYATPKPTPLPDSPLSFPTSPYIVDHKRRGPRLSKALSQDDSILHQAVADEPTVMIKKSVEAEDIDSGTVFDFADAVSGDLKDKHVKFQANETLGTVSGVLRRSDTMERDGEIDHFFDPHDSMSAKSNNDGESSHAVERSLNTNAPFAEFFDAWEELATETGIQHTATDIQGEIHELHSGFLIEMEKRKQAEARLDDMRSQWRRIREQLSVVGLTLPADPTTLEDESTVDPGEDLCHQVNVLRFVSNSVGRGTARAELEVEMEAQLQSKNFEINRLLDRLRYYEAVNHEMSQRNQENVETMRRLRRKRRQRWIWGSIGVAITLGGTALAWSYLPTGKGSSSTDPSGSNRSVK from the exons ATGCCTACGTTTACAACCGTAGCTTTGGATACTTTAATCGAGCCGAAAGCTTCCAAGCTGGCAGCAACAGTGAAAACCAAACCCGAACCAAAACTGGAGAGGCGGAATAGTGGCGGAATTCCAGGCGCTATCGAGAGAAAGCATCATTGGACTCAGATTTCACCTGCGCTTTACGCTACTCCTAAACCGACCCCACTTCCAGATTCCCCTTTATCATTTCCTACATCACCTTACATTGTTGACCATAAGAGGCGCGGTCCCCGGCTTTCAAAGGCTTTGTCTCAGGATGATTCTATTCTTCATCAAGCCGTAGCTGATGAACCAACTGTAATGATCAAGAAAAGTGTAGAAGCGGAGGATATCGATTCTGGCACGgtttttgattttgcagatgctGTTTCTGGTGATCTTAAGGATAAACATGTCAAGTTTCAGGCTAACGAGACACTTGGAACTGTTTCCGGTGTTTTAAGAAGGTCTGATACAATGGAACGAGATGGTGAGATAGATCATTTTTTTGATCCTCATGATTCAATGAGTGCTAAAAGCAACAATGATGGGGAAAGTAGTCATGCAGTAGAGCGGTCTTTAAATACCAACGCTCCGTTTGCTGAGTTTTTTGATGCTTGGGAAG AACTAGCAACCGAGACCGGAATTCAGCATACTGCAACCGACATCCAGGGTGAAATACACGAATTACATTCAGGCTTTTTGATTGAGATGGAAAAAAGGAAGCAAGCAGAAGCCCGTTTAGACGACATGAGAAGCCAATGGAGAAGAATCCGGGAACAATTGTCTGTTGTTGGGCTAACCCTTCCTGCGGACCCTACAACGCTGGAGGATGAATCAACCGTTGATCCCGGTGAAGATCTATGTCATCAGGTCAATGTTCTCCGATTCGTCTCCAATTCAGTTGGTAGAGGAACTGCTCGGGCTGAGCTGGAGGTCGAGATGGAAGCCCAGTTGCAGTCAAAGAATTTCGAGATCAATCGGTTGTTGGACAGACTACGTTACTATGAAGCTGTTAATCATGAGATGTCGCAAAGGAATCAAGAAAATGTTG AAACGATGCGTAGGCTAAGGAGGAAGAGAAGACAGAGGTGGATTTGGGGTTCGATTGGTGTTGCGATTACACTTGGAGGTACTGCGTTAGCATGGTCTTATCTTCCAACTGGAAAAGGATCTTCTTCCACAGATCCTTCCGGAAGCAATCGTTCTGTTAAGTAG